One stretch of Deinococcus aquaedulcis DNA includes these proteins:
- a CDS encoding DUF427 domain-containing protein, translated as MKAMWNGAVIAQSNDTVVVEGNHYFPADSVRAEYLRPSATRTTCPWKGEASYHSLSVDGQENPDAAWFYPAPKDAARQIQGRVAFWKGVQVTED; from the coding sequence ATGAAAGCCATGTGGAACGGCGCGGTGATCGCCCAGTCGAATGACACGGTGGTGGTGGAAGGCAACCATTACTTTCCGGCCGACAGCGTGCGGGCCGAGTACCTGAGGCCCAGCGCGACCCGGACCACCTGCCCCTGGAAAGGCGAGGCCAGCTACCACAGCCTCTCGGTGGACGGCCAGGAAAACCCCGACGCCGCGTGGTTTTACCCCGCCCCCAAGGATGCCGCCCGCCAGATTCAGGGCCGCGTGGCGTTCTGGAAGGGCGTGCAGGTGACCGAAGACTGA
- a CDS encoding enoyl-CoA hydratase-related protein produces the protein MTSEPVIRTQLKAHVLTLTLNRPDKLNAANDELLLTLTRELQQADENEAVRVVVITGAGRGFCAGQDLGDVAGRDMTFTEHLHHTYNPLIRTIRGLGKPVLTAVNGVAAGAGASLALAGDIRLWAQGASFIEVFSNIALIPDSGSTWTLPRIVGYHRAFELMALAERVRADDALKLGLCEHVFPDETFADDVQAYAERLAARPAHALKLTKQALMAAQTSTLDEALDQEAILQQVAGDHWEHKEGVEAFRAKRPAQFIREEG, from the coding sequence ATGACCAGTGAGCCCGTCATCCGCACCCAGCTCAAGGCGCACGTCCTGACCCTGACCTTGAACCGCCCCGACAAGCTGAACGCCGCCAACGACGAGTTGCTGCTGACCCTGACCCGCGAACTGCAGCAGGCCGACGAGAACGAGGCCGTGCGCGTGGTGGTGATCACCGGGGCCGGGCGCGGCTTCTGTGCCGGGCAGGACCTGGGCGACGTGGCCGGGCGCGACATGACCTTCACCGAGCACCTGCACCACACCTACAACCCCCTGATCCGCACCATCCGGGGTTTGGGCAAGCCGGTGCTGACCGCTGTGAACGGCGTGGCGGCGGGCGCAGGGGCCAGCCTCGCCCTGGCCGGTGACATCCGCCTGTGGGCGCAGGGGGCCAGCTTCATTGAAGTGTTTTCCAACATTGCCCTGATTCCCGATTCCGGCAGCACCTGGACCTTGCCGCGCATCGTGGGTTACCACCGTGCCTTTGAGCTGATGGCCCTGGCCGAGCGGGTGCGCGCCGACGACGCCCTGAAGCTGGGCCTGTGCGAGCATGTCTTCCCCGACGAGACCTTCGCCGACGACGTGCAGGCCTATGCCGAGCGCCTGGCCGCCCGCCCCGCCCACGCCCTGAAGCTGACCAAACAGGCCCTGATGGCTGCCCAGACGAGCACCCTGGATGAGGCCCTGGACCAGGAAGCGATTCTGCAGCAGGTGGCGGGCGATCACTGGGAGCACAAGGAAGGCGTGGAGGCATTCCGGGCCAAGCGGCCGGCGCAGTTTATTCGGGAAGAGGGGTAA
- a CDS encoding alpha-amylase family glycosyl hydrolase — protein MKRFQMLGRAGALTALTLSLAACVPPRTPDAGPRAWQDEVIYFAMTDRFANGNPANDNGPNRNAGDRADRTNPLAWHGGDFAGLKAKIEEGYFKRMGFTAIWVSPVVLQVPAINTGSGPNQGKPFAGYHGYWAEDFKKVDPHFGTLDEYKALIDTAHKNGLKIIQDIVVNHAGYDATLTKTNPEWFNTPADCAASSNKTTDCDLAGLPDFKQSLPAVTAYLNDFVRYWRDTTGIDGLRIDTMKHVPDAYWKQFFAAGGAGDPAKVWSVGEVFDGNPSYLARFMDDLGSPSVFDFALYFAMKDHLTGAGGNLDRVADVFAQDGAYRDPTRLTTFVDNHDVRRFVSEVTERGGSAAQAAERLDLALSTMYFSRGTPSVWQGTEYAQSGKGDPYDYPLGQGNREDMDFIKLAGSTLDERLGALASARATYRALTRGAQQELWRPNGGAPVLAYRRVMSGVTGQAGQPVVFVVNGGDTPVDLSTLSGGGIPLLGTFAGTALTEVTGKAHTLSVSGGKLVGSVPARSVLAVTAPAGAGASGTVNPGLPEVAALSVKAGDSAAQLSWTPSTDPKVSGYRIYVKQGAGAERLVNFAPIARDQGSFLVRGLTNDASTTFRVVTVDASGAESRGSAVSATPSSKNTVKVTFTVDARSQGNGPIELRRFDTGQQLELSMTQTGRGLWKTEVELPLFREIKFKFGNDGPGAKNSGYEGPGQGDRVYVAGTNGNAYSGTYDFIDKPVPAATIEGKVTGAGQPLGGALVEATTADPSLNYALTFSDGTYTLFAPAGTHTLKASAGGYLDATRSATAPQTGADLNLSRDTRTKYTIDGNLSDWTAPKVTVQSPNPGVFGADNNWLSLRADSDAQYLYLAYTYRVAGNSAILYLDTGAGGAAQADSFEAWRRAATFSGGVNGVDAFVARYENQTAQLRRVASATSTPEVNAADYFQASSGTLPEQTVELAIPWTALGLSGAPAGGVKVMGGIFGGDGYGAGDIIPDAGSTPAGANTIGTDGEQRRATFTAPVTVP, from the coding sequence ATGAAACGCTTCCAGATGCTCGGGCGCGCTGGCGCCCTGACGGCCCTGACCCTATCCCTGGCGGCCTGCGTGCCACCACGCACGCCGGACGCCGGCCCGCGCGCGTGGCAGGACGAGGTCATTTATTTCGCCATGACCGACCGCTTTGCCAACGGCAATCCGGCCAACGACAACGGCCCGAACCGAAACGCCGGGGACCGCGCGGACCGCACCAATCCGCTGGCGTGGCACGGCGGTGACTTCGCGGGCCTGAAGGCCAAGATTGAGGAAGGCTATTTCAAGCGCATGGGCTTTACCGCCATCTGGGTCAGCCCGGTGGTGCTGCAGGTGCCCGCCATCAACACCGGCAGCGGGCCCAACCAGGGCAAACCCTTTGCCGGCTACCACGGCTATTGGGCCGAGGACTTCAAGAAGGTAGACCCCCACTTCGGCACGCTGGACGAGTACAAGGCCCTGATTGACACCGCCCACAAAAACGGCCTGAAGATCATTCAGGACATTGTGGTGAACCACGCCGGCTACGACGCCACCCTGACTAAAACCAACCCCGAGTGGTTCAACACGCCAGCGGACTGCGCGGCGTCGAGCAACAAGACCACCGACTGCGATCTGGCGGGCCTGCCGGACTTCAAGCAGAGCCTGCCCGCCGTCACCGCCTACCTGAACGACTTCGTGCGCTACTGGCGGGACACCACCGGCATTGACGGCCTGCGCATAGACACCATGAAGCACGTGCCAGACGCCTACTGGAAGCAGTTCTTTGCGGCGGGCGGCGCGGGGGACCCGGCGAAGGTGTGGTCGGTGGGCGAGGTCTTTGACGGCAACCCCTCATATCTGGCCCGTTTCATGGACGACCTGGGCTCGCCCAGCGTCTTTGACTTCGCGCTGTATTTCGCCATGAAAGATCACCTGACAGGCGCGGGCGGCAACCTGGACCGGGTGGCCGACGTGTTCGCCCAGGACGGCGCCTACCGCGACCCCACCCGCCTGACCACCTTCGTGGACAACCACGATGTGCGCCGCTTTGTCTCGGAAGTCACCGAGCGCGGCGGCAGCGCGGCGCAGGCGGCCGAGCGGCTGGACCTGGCCCTGTCGACCATGTACTTCTCGCGCGGCACGCCCAGCGTGTGGCAGGGCACGGAATACGCCCAAAGCGGCAAGGGCGACCCCTACGATTACCCGCTGGGTCAGGGCAACCGCGAAGACATGGACTTCATCAAGCTGGCTGGCAGCACGCTGGATGAGCGCCTGGGCGCCCTGGCAAGCGCCCGCGCCACCTACCGCGCCCTGACGCGCGGCGCCCAGCAGGAACTGTGGCGCCCGAACGGCGGCGCGCCTGTGCTGGCCTACCGCCGGGTGATGAGCGGCGTGACGGGGCAGGCCGGGCAGCCCGTGGTGTTCGTGGTGAACGGGGGCGACACGCCCGTCGACCTGAGCACCCTCAGCGGCGGCGGCATTCCGCTGCTGGGCACCTTTGCCGGCACCGCCCTGACCGAAGTGACGGGCAAGGCCCACACACTGAGCGTCAGCGGCGGCAAGCTGGTGGGCAGCGTGCCCGCGCGCAGCGTGCTGGCCGTGACCGCCCCGGCTGGCGCGGGGGCCAGCGGCACCGTGAATCCGGGTCTGCCCGAAGTGGCGGCCCTGAGCGTGAAGGCCGGCGACAGCGCCGCGCAGCTGTCGTGGACGCCGAGCACCGACCCCAAGGTGAGCGGCTACCGCATCTACGTGAAACAGGGCGCGGGCGCCGAGCGGCTGGTGAACTTTGCGCCCATTGCCCGCGATCAGGGCAGCTTCCTGGTGCGCGGTCTGACCAATGACGCGAGCACCACCTTCCGCGTAGTCACGGTGGATGCCAGCGGCGCCGAAAGCCGGGGCAGCGCGGTCAGCGCCACCCCCAGCAGCAAGAACACGGTCAAGGTGACCTTCACGGTGGACGCCCGCAGCCAGGGCAACGGCCCCATTGAACTGCGCCGCTTCGACACCGGCCAGCAGCTCGAACTGTCCATGACCCAGACGGGCCGGGGCCTCTGGAAAACCGAGGTGGAGCTGCCCCTGTTCCGCGAGATCAAGTTCAAGTTCGGCAACGACGGCCCCGGCGCCAAGAACAGCGGCTACGAGGGCCCTGGTCAGGGCGACCGCGTGTATGTGGCCGGCACGAACGGCAATGCGTACAGCGGCACCTACGACTTTATTGATAAGCCGGTGCCCGCCGCCACCATTGAAGGCAAGGTCACAGGCGCTGGGCAGCCCCTGGGCGGCGCCCTGGTGGAGGCCACCACCGCTGACCCCAGCCTGAACTACGCCCTGACATTCAGCGACGGCACCTACACCCTGTTTGCCCCGGCAGGCACCCACACCCTGAAGGCCAGCGCGGGCGGCTATCTGGATGCCACGCGCAGCGCCACTGCCCCGCAAACCGGCGCCGACCTGAACCTCAGCCGCGACACCCGCACGAAGTACACCATTGACGGCAACCTGAGCGACTGGACCGCCCCCAAGGTCACGGTCCAGAGCCCGAACCCTGGCGTCTTCGGCGCGGACAACAACTGGCTGAGCCTGCGCGCCGACAGCGACGCCCAGTATCTGTATCTCGCCTACACCTACCGCGTGGCGGGCAACAGCGCCATCCTGTACCTGGACACCGGCGCGGGCGGCGCGGCCCAGGCCGACAGCTTTGAGGCGTGGCGCCGGGCGGCCACCTTCAGCGGCGGCGTGAATGGCGTGGACGCTTTCGTGGCCCGCTATGAGAACCAGACGGCCCAGCTGCGGCGCGTGGCCAGCGCCACCAGCACCCCGGAGGTGAACGCCGCCGACTACTTCCAGGCCAGCAGCGGCACCCTGCCCGAACAGACCGTGGAACTCGCCATTCCCTGGACGGCCCTGGGCCTGAGCGGCGCGCCCGCCGGCGGTGTGAAGGTCATGGGCGGCATCTTCGGCGGCGACGGCTACGGCGCTGGCGACATCATCCCCGATGCGGGCAGCACGCCCGCTGGCGCCAACACGATTGGCACCGACGGCGAGCAGCGCCGCGCGACCTTTACAGCGCCCGTCACCGTGCCTTAA
- a CDS encoding flagellar hook assembly protein FlgD: protein MTPRLLLTAALLGMSLAHAQVSIFNIPALPPGQSAPAAPAPTTPAAPGTATPGAGATTLPTAGEALDIPHQATLNGPGSLKVGEATTWTFDLSNQGEQPIRLEHGACDVRFEVLNAAGQVVRGNPRDTVCTMQIVVTEVGPGETMDVQTIRWDGRDSQGRALPAGEYTIRAVFSGAGVRIAAEPFTVTLER, encoded by the coding sequence ATGACCCCACGTCTGCTGCTGACAGCCGCCCTGCTGGGCATGTCCCTGGCGCACGCCCAGGTGAGCATCTTCAACATTCCGGCGCTGCCCCCGGGCCAGTCGGCCCCGGCGGCCCCGGCCCCCACCACGCCAGCCGCGCCGGGTACCGCAACGCCAGGGGCAGGGGCCACTACCCTGCCCACCGCAGGCGAGGCCCTGGACATTCCCCACCAGGCCACCCTGAACGGCCCCGGTAGCCTGAAGGTGGGCGAAGCCACCACCTGGACCTTTGACCTGAGCAACCAGGGCGAGCAGCCCATTCGCCTGGAACACGGCGCCTGCGACGTGCGTTTTGAGGTGCTGAACGCCGCCGGACAGGTGGTGCGCGGCAACCCCCGCGACACGGTGTGCACCATGCAGATTGTGGTGACCGAGGTGGGCCCGGGCGAAACGATGGACGTGCAGACGATCCGCTGGGACGGCCGCGACAGCCAGGGCCGCGCCCTGCCCGCTGGCGAGTACACCATCCGCGCGGTGTTCAGCGGCGCGGGCGTGCGCATCGCCGCCGAGCCCTTTACCGTCACCCTGGAGCGGTAA
- the ruvX gene encoding Holliday junction resolvase RuvX: protein MSDPAPPVVLALDVSKSRIGFAVSAGRLAFGRGSVDRKRLPLDLKAVRLKVEDTGATLLLLGLPLRTDGAPSPAADRVRAFGRVLQERGYRVAYQDERFTTRRARDLGAADEDEAAAVQILELYLLGQEREQGALSGDTAASGPEQG from the coding sequence GTGAGTGATCCCGCGCCGCCCGTGGTTCTGGCCCTGGATGTCAGCAAGTCGCGCATTGGCTTCGCGGTGAGCGCCGGGCGACTGGCCTTTGGGCGCGGCAGCGTGGACCGCAAGCGCCTGCCGCTGGACCTGAAGGCCGTGCGCCTGAAAGTCGAGGACACCGGCGCCACGCTGCTGCTGCTGGGCCTGCCCCTGCGCACCGACGGCGCCCCCAGCCCCGCCGCTGACCGCGTGCGCGCCTTTGGCCGTGTGCTGCAGGAACGCGGCTACCGCGTGGCCTACCAGGACGAACGCTTTACCACCCGCCGCGCCCGCGACCTGGGCGCCGCCGATGAGGACGAGGCCGCAGCGGTGCAGATTCTGGAACTGTACCTGTTGGGTCAGGAACGGGAGCAAGGCGCTCTGAGTGGGGACACAGCGGCGAGCGGGCCAGAGCAAGGCTAA
- a CDS encoding serine hydrolase: MRFLSIVPAALTLSLSGAVAAQAPTPAQAVTRVLSGQAQESDFAPSFLAQVPLATLKAGLENIRRELGSFQRLHDQGGTLRAVFERGELIVSALSLDAQGRIVALRFSSPTPDSVTAQREAVLRALFVTPLDPALFTPEFLQAVPPAQLSALLDSLRAQFGTLQTVALAGEGATLTFSNGTVQVRALALDDQGRIEGLLIAPPRPEVKVTTLDEARAAFAALPGQVSVLVQEVGGPARLSLNAGRPLAVASAFKLAVLGELQAQVQAGRLKWTDEVTLQDADRVFSSAALEKVPAGRRLTLQELAAQMISVSDNTATDLLLRAVGRDGVERRLGVRVMVSTREAFILKNPANAELLRDYRAAGLNEQARRAVLARTDALPLPAPETWPDGPQALDVEWFVSAPRLCALMAEVAALPATQLNPGVAQPGTFKTVSYKGGSEPGVLNLTTQVTTAAGRTYCVAATWNHTEALDDDQFIGLYSALLDLLR; encoded by the coding sequence ATGCGCTTTCTTTCCATCGTCCCCGCCGCCCTGACTCTCTCGCTCTCTGGCGCCGTGGCCGCCCAGGCCCCCACCCCGGCCCAGGCCGTGACCCGCGTGCTGAGCGGGCAGGCACAGGAAAGCGACTTCGCCCCCAGCTTTCTGGCGCAGGTGCCACTGGCCACGCTGAAGGCGGGGCTGGAGAACATCCGCCGCGAGCTGGGCAGCTTCCAGCGCCTGCACGACCAGGGCGGCACCCTGCGCGCCGTGTTCGAGCGCGGCGAGCTGATCGTGTCGGCCCTGTCGCTGGATGCCCAGGGCCGGATTGTGGCGCTGCGCTTCAGCTCGCCCACCCCAGACAGCGTAACCGCCCAGCGGGAAGCGGTGCTGCGCGCCCTGTTCGTCACGCCGTTGGACCCCGCCCTGTTCACGCCCGAATTTCTGCAGGCCGTGCCCCCTGCCCAGCTGAGCGCCCTGCTGGACAGCCTCCGCGCCCAGTTCGGCACCTTGCAGACCGTCGCCCTGGCCGGCGAGGGCGCCACGCTGACCTTCTCGAACGGCACGGTGCAGGTGCGCGCCCTGGCGCTGGACGACCAGGGCCGCATTGAGGGGCTGCTAATCGCCCCGCCGCGCCCCGAGGTGAAGGTCACCACCCTGGACGAGGCCCGCGCCGCCTTTGCGGCCCTTCCCGGGCAGGTGAGTGTGCTGGTGCAGGAGGTGGGCGGCCCGGCCCGCCTCAGCCTGAACGCGGGCCGGCCGCTGGCGGTGGCCTCGGCGTTCAAGCTGGCCGTGCTGGGCGAGTTGCAGGCGCAGGTGCAGGCCGGGCGCCTGAAGTGGACCGACGAGGTGACCCTGCAAGACGCCGACCGGGTGTTCTCCAGCGCCGCGCTGGAGAAAGTCCCTGCGGGCCGCCGCCTGACCCTGCAGGAATTGGCCGCGCAGATGATCTCGGTGAGTGACAACACCGCCACCGACCTGCTGCTGCGGGCGGTGGGCCGCGACGGCGTGGAGCGGCGCCTGGGCGTGCGCGTGATGGTCAGCACCCGTGAAGCGTTCATCCTGAAAAACCCCGCCAACGCCGAACTGCTGCGCGACTACCGCGCCGCTGGCCTGAATGAGCAGGCCCGCCGGGCGGTGCTGGCCCGGACCGACGCGCTGCCCCTGCCCGCCCCCGAAACCTGGCCGGACGGCCCCCAGGCCCTGGACGTGGAATGGTTCGTGAGTGCCCCGCGCCTGTGTGCCCTGATGGCCGAAGTGGCCGCCCTGCCCGCCACGCAGCTGAACCCCGGCGTGGCCCAGCCCGGCACCTTCAAGACCGTCAGCTACAAGGGCGGCAGCGAGCCCGGTGTACTGAATCTGACCACGCAGGTGACCACGGCGGCCGGGCGTACGTACTGCGTGGCCGCCACCTGGAACCATACCGAGGCGCTGGACGACGACCAGTTTATTGGCCTCTACAGCGCCCTGCTGGACCTGCTGCGCTAG
- the serS gene encoding serine--tRNA ligase — translation MLDLKFIREHAGTVKHAVQVKGLSLDIDEVLRLDRELVELKQRVEAMQAERNANAKLVPKASPEERPALIQKGKDLAEEIKALEPALRAHEDSLKQLLLRVPNIPHPSVPVGKDDSENVELRREGTLPAFAYPPLDHVELLERQGWSDPERVARVSGSRSYLLKGEAVMLEMAVLTFALDFLAGRGFTPLSTTALARPDAFVGSGHFPGGEDQVYKVEGDELMLAGTAEVPVNSLYAGEQLAAEALPITYAAISAAFRSEAGSAGRDVRGLIRVHEFRKVEQYVLCRADEAEGLRWFQTILGNAEALLQALELPYRVVQNCTGDMGAGKVLMYDLETWVPSEGLYRETHSCSYLGDWQARRTGLRYRDEHGKLLYAHTLNNTGIAVPRILVPLLENHQQADGTVRVPEALRPYLGGKAVLGRAVREG, via the coding sequence ATGCTGGACCTGAAATTTATCCGTGAACACGCTGGCACCGTCAAGCACGCCGTGCAGGTCAAGGGCCTGAGCCTGGATATTGACGAGGTGCTGCGCCTGGACCGCGAACTGGTGGAACTCAAGCAGCGCGTGGAGGCCATGCAGGCCGAGCGTAATGCCAACGCCAAGCTGGTGCCCAAGGCCAGCCCCGAAGAGCGCCCGGCCCTGATTCAGAAGGGCAAGGATCTGGCTGAGGAAATCAAGGCCCTGGAACCCGCCTTGCGCGCCCACGAGGACAGCCTGAAACAGTTGCTGCTGCGCGTGCCCAACATTCCGCACCCCAGCGTGCCGGTAGGCAAGGACGACAGCGAGAACGTGGAACTGCGCCGCGAAGGCACCCTGCCCGCCTTTGCCTACCCGCCGCTGGACCATGTGGAACTGCTGGAACGGCAGGGCTGGAGCGACCCCGAACGCGTGGCCCGGGTGTCGGGCAGCCGCAGTTATCTGCTGAAAGGCGAGGCCGTGATGCTGGAAATGGCCGTGCTGACCTTCGCCCTGGATTTCCTGGCGGGGCGCGGCTTTACGCCCCTGTCCACCACCGCGCTGGCCCGCCCCGACGCCTTTGTGGGCAGCGGGCACTTCCCGGGCGGCGAGGATCAGGTGTACAAGGTTGAGGGTGACGAGCTGATGCTGGCGGGCACCGCCGAGGTGCCGGTGAACAGCCTGTACGCGGGCGAGCAACTGGCGGCCGAGGCGCTGCCGATCACCTACGCGGCGATCAGCGCGGCCTTCCGCAGCGAGGCGGGGTCGGCAGGGCGCGACGTGCGCGGGCTGATTCGCGTGCACGAGTTCCGCAAGGTGGAGCAGTACGTGCTCTGCCGCGCCGACGAGGCCGAGGGCCTGCGCTGGTTCCAGACCATCCTGGGGAACGCCGAAGCCCTGCTGCAGGCCCTGGAACTGCCCTACCGCGTGGTGCAGAACTGCACGGGCGACATGGGGGCCGGCAAGGTGCTCATGTACGACCTGGAAACCTGGGTGCCCAGCGAAGGGCTGTACCGCGAAACGCATTCGTGCTCGTACTTGGGCGACTGGCAGGCGCGGCGCACCGGCCTGCGCTACCGCGACGAACACGGCAAGCTGCTGTACGCCCACACCCTGAACAACACCGGCATTGCGGTGCCGCGCATTCTGGTGCCCCTGCTGGAAAACCACCAGCAGGCCGACGGCACGGTCCGCGTGCCCGAAGCCCTGCGCCCGTATCTGGGGGGCAAGGCGGTGCTGGGGCGGGCGGTGAGAGAGGGGTGA
- the gatC gene encoding Asp-tRNA(Asn)/Glu-tRNA(Gln) amidotransferase subunit GatC: MIDAAQISHLAQLARLHLTPEERAAMADDLGRVLGYFEQLNELDTEGVAEMQRPVALVNVLRDDVPGEVFPPEVVMALAPEHLPDGHIRVPRTVEQD; the protein is encoded by the coding sequence ATGATTGACGCGGCCCAGATTTCTCATCTTGCGCAGCTGGCGCGGCTGCACCTGACCCCGGAGGAACGCGCAGCGATGGCGGACGACCTGGGGCGCGTGCTGGGGTACTTCGAGCAGCTGAACGAACTGGACACAGAGGGCGTGGCGGAGATGCAGCGCCCCGTGGCCCTGGTGAACGTGCTGCGGGACGACGTGCCCGGCGAGGTCTTCCCCCCCGAGGTCGTCATGGCCCTGGCCCCCGAGCACCTGCCCGACGGCCACATTCGCGTGCCGCGCACCGTGGAGCAGGACTGA